One stretch of Candidatus Bathyarchaeia archaeon DNA includes these proteins:
- a CDS encoding CxxC-x17-CxxC domain-containing protein, translating into MHKATCSDCGKECEVPFKPDGSRPVYCRECYAKRRPPRRY; encoded by the coding sequence ATGCACAAGGCGACTTGTTCTGACTGTGGGAAGGAATGTGAGGTTCCTTTTAAGCCTGATGGTAGTAGGCCAGTTTACTGTCGTGAGTGCTACGCCAAACGAAGACCGCCCCGACGGTACTAA